In Mangifera indica cultivar Alphonso chromosome 1, CATAS_Mindica_2.1, whole genome shotgun sequence, a single genomic region encodes these proteins:
- the LOC123214490 gene encoding protein MIZU-KUSSEI 1-like: protein MGSPNTNSPTAYFSMPPSPTAADDDFQTPPPSPCRRQPVSLVQPSIKKKNKSIKVFQAFRSVFRSFPIVSPTMCNMSVTPGSFSDGQRISSTNSKKVTGTLFGYRRGRVSFSVQENPRCLPSSVIELAMQTNVLQKELGSGMVRIALECDKRSEKDKTKLLEEPLWNMYCNGKKTGYGIKREASEDDLQVLEFLKPVSMGAGVLPGNYELECPEGELTYMRAYFERVVGSKDSETFYMLSPEGNYGPELSIFFVRI from the coding sequence ATGGGGTCACCAAATACTAATTCCCCCACCGCATATTTCTCGATGCCCCCAAGCCCCACTGCCGCTGATGATGACTTTCAAACGCCACCACCGTCTCCTTGTCGACGCCAACCTGTATCCCTTGTACAACCctctataaaaaagaaaaacaaatctaTTAAAGTATTTCAGGCTTTTCGCTCTGTTTTTCGATCATTCCCCATCGTCTCGCCAACCATGTGCAATATGTCGGTCACTCCTGGCAGCTTTTCCGATGGTCAACGTATCAGCTCAACCAACAGCAAGAAAGTTACCGGGACTTTGTTTGGGTACCGTAGAGGTAGGGTAAGTTTTTCTGTTCAAGAAAACCCCAGGTGTCTTCCTTCATCGGTTATTGAGCTAGCCATGCAAACAAATGTTTTACAAAAAGAACTTGGCTCGGGTATGGTTAGAATTGCCCTAGAGTGCGATAAGAGATCCGAAAAGGATAAGACTAAGCTATTAGAAGAGCCATTATGGAACATGTATTGTAATGGGAAAAAGACTGGTTATGGAATCAAAAGAGAAGCCTCGGAGGATGATTTGCAAGTCCTGGAGTTCCTCAAGCCCGTATCCATGGGTGCTGGAGTGTTGCCTGGAAATTACGAGTTGGAATGCCCGGAAGGTGAGTTGACCTACATGCGAGCCTATTTCGAACGGGTTGTGGGCTCAAAGGATTCGGAGACGTTTTACATGCTAAGCCCAGAAGGGAATTACGGGCCTGAGCTTAGTATATTTTTTGTCAGGATTTGA